In a single window of the Pontibacter russatus genome:
- a CDS encoding SDR family NAD(P)-dependent oxidoreductase: MFQLNNKTALVTGGGSGIGKAVALTFARQGATVHILDVNQENAAQTVAEITDAGGEAAAHTCDVTNQQEVVEKFRSIGKLDILVNSAGVSHIGKLETTQEQDFDRVFQVNVKGVYNCLFAAIPLMKENGGGVILNLGSIAAYLGLPDRFAYSMSKGAVQSMTVSVAKDYLHDNIRCNSISPARVHTPFVDGFLAKNYPGQEEEMFQKLSKTQPIGRMAKPDEIAALVLYLCSDEASFITGNDYPIDGGFVKLNN; the protein is encoded by the coding sequence ATGTTCCAACTGAACAACAAGACGGCGCTGGTTACGGGCGGCGGTAGCGGCATCGGGAAAGCGGTGGCGCTAACCTTTGCGCGCCAGGGTGCCACCGTACACATACTGGACGTGAACCAGGAAAACGCCGCCCAAACGGTAGCGGAGATTACAGACGCGGGCGGCGAAGCCGCAGCCCATACCTGCGACGTGACTAACCAGCAGGAAGTGGTGGAGAAATTCCGCAGTATCGGCAAGCTGGATATACTCGTCAACAGCGCCGGCGTCTCCCACATCGGCAAGCTCGAGACCACGCAAGAGCAGGATTTTGACCGTGTTTTCCAGGTGAACGTGAAAGGGGTATATAACTGCCTGTTCGCGGCCATCCCGCTGATGAAGGAAAACGGCGGCGGGGTTATCCTGAACCTGGGGTCTATTGCTGCCTACCTGGGCCTGCCCGACCGTTTCGCCTACTCCATGAGCAAGGGCGCGGTGCAGTCCATGACCGTGTCGGTGGCTAAAGACTACCTGCACGACAACATCCGCTGCAACAGCATCTCGCCCGCGCGGGTACACACGCCTTTCGTGGACGGCTTCCTGGCGAAAAACTATCCCGGGCAGGAAGAGGAGATGTTCCAGAAGCTCTCAAAAACACAGCCCATCGGCCGCATGGCGAAGCCCGACGAGATAGCCGCCCTCGTCCTCTACCTCTGCTCCGACGAAGCCTCCTTCATTACCGGCAACGACTACCCCATTGATGGCGGCTTTGTGAAGCTGAATAATTAG
- the fucP gene encoding L-fucose:H+ symporter permease, with the protein MAAGTNKSFLIRPGNIWPFLLITSLFFLWGLANNMTDTLLAAFKRIMSMSDFQTSWIQLAFYGAYFCLALPAAILIKKYTYKTGILVGLGLFILGSLLFYPASITMTYSHFLIALYVLAGGLSILETAANPYIVAMGPEETGTRRLNLAQSFNPIGSITGVLLSKVFILSQLNQSSAEERTAMNPEQLAAMQSEELAAVMGPYVGVALFLVLIWLAVKFTDMPKASDADTRLDLLPTFRRLLKRPHYVWAVVAQFFYVGAQIGVWSYSIRYVMQEIQLNEDEASSYYMAALILFMVSRFIFTALMKYISPRNLLLISAVAASICTLLVIYGSGYLGVYALTGISGCMSLMFPTIYGMGIRGLGDDTKIGGSGLIMAILGGALITSVQGYVSDVTQDISLAFYVPLVCFVVVALYAIVSGRLEPKSSRPGSEAEALPNDSFQKVG; encoded by the coding sequence ATGGCGGCAGGCACCAACAAATCTTTCCTTATCAGGCCGGGCAACATCTGGCCCTTTCTGCTCATCACGAGCCTTTTCTTCCTCTGGGGCCTGGCCAACAACATGACGGACACGCTGCTGGCGGCGTTCAAGCGCATCATGAGCATGTCCGATTTCCAGACCTCCTGGATTCAGCTGGCCTTTTACGGCGCATACTTTTGCCTCGCGCTGCCTGCGGCCATCCTCATCAAGAAATACACCTACAAAACCGGCATCCTGGTGGGGCTGGGCCTGTTCATTTTGGGCTCGCTGCTCTTTTACCCGGCCAGCATCACGATGACCTACAGCCACTTCCTGATTGCGCTCTACGTGCTGGCCGGTGGCCTGTCGATATTGGAGACTGCCGCTAACCCGTATATCGTGGCGATGGGGCCGGAGGAGACAGGGACCCGGCGTCTCAACCTGGCGCAGTCCTTCAACCCCATCGGTTCCATTACGGGCGTGCTGCTGAGCAAGGTGTTCATTCTCTCCCAACTCAACCAGTCCAGCGCCGAGGAACGGACGGCGATGAACCCGGAGCAGCTGGCCGCTATGCAGTCGGAGGAGTTGGCGGCGGTGATGGGGCCCTATGTGGGTGTGGCGCTGTTCCTGGTGCTTATCTGGCTGGCCGTGAAGTTCACGGATATGCCCAAAGCCTCAGACGCCGATACCAGGCTGGACCTGCTGCCCACCTTCAGGCGCCTGCTCAAAAGGCCTCATTACGTGTGGGCCGTGGTGGCGCAGTTTTTTTACGTAGGAGCCCAGATTGGCGTGTGGTCGTACAGCATCCGGTATGTGATGCAGGAAATCCAGCTGAACGAAGACGAAGCCTCCAGCTACTATATGGCCGCCCTGATCCTGTTCATGGTTTCCCGCTTCATCTTCACGGCCCTGATGAAGTACATCAGCCCGCGCAACCTGCTGCTGATAAGCGCCGTGGCGGCGTCTATTTGTACGCTGCTGGTGATATATGGCAGCGGCTATCTGGGGGTATATGCCCTGACGGGTATCTCCGGTTGTATGTCGCTGATGTTCCCGACCATCTATGGCATGGGCATCCGGGGCCTGGGCGACGATACCAAGATTGGCGGCTCTGGCCTGATTATGGCGATTCTGGGCGGGGCCCTTATCACCTCTGTGCAGGGCTATGTGTCGGACGTGACGCAGGACATCAGTCTGGCCTTTTACGTGCCGCTGGTTTGCTTCGTGGTGGTGGCGCTGTATGCCATCGTGTCGGGCAGGCTGGAGCCCAAAAGCAGCAGGCCGGGAAGCGAGGCCGAGGCGCTGCCAAACGACTCGTTTCAGAAGGTGGGCTAA
- a CDS encoding AraC family transcriptional regulator, translated as MKPQLLKVATGPTSSFSVRQNMIPYMNNRWHFHPEVELILFHKGSGMQFVGDSIMRFRPGDIVLVGANLPHYWRFDDIYLRDSNDAVAYTTTIHFTENFWGDRFLHLPENKQLKVLLDRAKRGILITGGAGQKVSKLMGKACRTKGVHRMIALLKCLVAIAEEDELTMLSSIGFQADLSAAENERINAIYEHTLSHFKRRIQLEEIAGIAGMTPNSFCRYFKERTGKTYSQFLAEIRVGFACKLLVDNKMSIKQLCFESGFNNFSCFHKNFKEIMGKTPQGYQQEYLKVEV; from the coding sequence ATGAAACCCCAGCTCCTAAAGGTGGCAACAGGGCCCACGAGTTCATTCAGCGTCCGGCAGAACATGATCCCCTATATGAACAACAGGTGGCACTTTCACCCCGAGGTGGAGCTGATTCTCTTCCATAAGGGAAGCGGCATGCAGTTCGTGGGCGACAGCATCATGCGGTTCCGCCCCGGCGACATTGTGCTGGTGGGCGCAAACCTGCCCCACTACTGGCGGTTCGACGACATCTACCTGCGCGACAGCAACGATGCGGTTGCCTACACCACCACCATCCACTTCACGGAGAATTTCTGGGGCGACCGGTTTCTCCACCTGCCCGAGAACAAGCAGCTGAAAGTGTTGCTGGACAGGGCCAAAAGGGGCATCCTGATAACTGGCGGTGCCGGGCAGAAGGTGAGCAAACTGATGGGGAAAGCGTGCCGGACAAAGGGCGTTCACCGGATGATAGCCCTGCTGAAGTGCCTGGTGGCCATTGCAGAGGAGGATGAACTCACGATGCTCTCCTCCATCGGCTTTCAGGCCGACCTTTCGGCCGCGGAGAACGAGCGCATCAATGCCATATATGAGCACACGCTTTCACACTTCAAGCGCAGGATCCAGTTGGAGGAGATTGCCGGTATCGCCGGCATGACGCCCAACTCGTTCTGCCGCTACTTCAAGGAGAGAACCGGCAAGACCTATTCCCAGTTTCTGGCGGAGATACGGGTGGGCTTTGCCTGCAAGCTGCTTGTGGACAACAAGATGAGCATCAAGCAGCTTTGCTTCGAGAGCGGCTTCAACAACTTCAGCTGCTTCCACAAGAACTTCAAGGAGATCATGGGCAAGACCCCGCAGGGTTATCAGCAGGAGTACCTGAAAGTGGAGGTATAG
- a CDS encoding L-rhamnose mutarotase, producing the protein MKRYCLALDLKDDPALIAEYEQRHQAIWPEIRQSILDAGITVMDIYRFGNRLFMIMETEDSFSFEKKAAMDKANPTVQEWEQLMWQYQQEIPGAQPGEKWVVMDRMFSLQEKD; encoded by the coding sequence ATGAAACGATATTGCCTGGCGCTGGACCTGAAAGACGACCCTGCGCTGATAGCGGAATATGAGCAGCGGCACCAGGCCATATGGCCGGAAATCAGGCAGAGCATCCTGGACGCGGGTATCACGGTGATGGATATCTACCGGTTTGGCAACAGGCTTTTCATGATTATGGAGACGGAAGATTCCTTCAGCTTTGAGAAGAAGGCGGCGATGGACAAGGCAAACCCGACGGTGCAGGAATGGGAGCAACTGATGTGGCAGTACCAGCAGGAGATTCCGGGTGCGCAACCAGGGGAGAAGTGGGTGGTGATGGACAGAATGTTCTCGTTGCAGGAAAAGGATTAA
- a CDS encoding L-fucose dehydrogenase, with protein sequence MDLGLKDKVVIVSGGAKGIGKGIGQVLAAEGAIPVIIGRDEQDNAGAVAEIEAAGGRAFQVAAELSRPEECDKAVQAVVKQFGRIEGLVNNAGYNDGVGLENGSYEKFMASLHNNLVHYYLLAHYALPYLKASKGAIVNISSKTAETGQGGTSAYAAANGGRNALTREWAVELAKYSIRVNAIIVAESWTPAYDKWIRTLANPEEKLQEITARIPLEHRMTTPEEIANTAAFLLSERSSHTTGQLIHVDGGYVHLDRAMANA encoded by the coding sequence ATGGATTTAGGGCTGAAAGATAAAGTAGTCATCGTGTCGGGAGGTGCAAAGGGCATCGGCAAAGGCATTGGGCAGGTGCTCGCCGCCGAAGGAGCCATCCCCGTCATTATCGGAAGAGATGAGCAGGACAATGCCGGTGCAGTGGCCGAAATCGAAGCGGCGGGAGGACGGGCTTTCCAGGTGGCGGCAGAGCTGTCACGGCCGGAGGAATGCGATAAGGCTGTACAGGCGGTGGTGAAGCAGTTTGGTCGAATAGAAGGATTGGTCAACAACGCGGGCTACAACGATGGCGTGGGGCTGGAGAACGGCAGCTACGAAAAGTTCATGGCCTCGCTGCACAACAACCTGGTGCATTATTACCTGCTGGCGCACTACGCGCTGCCTTACCTGAAAGCATCCAAAGGGGCCATCGTCAACATCAGCTCCAAGACGGCGGAAACCGGGCAGGGCGGCACCTCGGCCTACGCGGCGGCTAACGGCGGGCGCAACGCGCTGACGCGGGAGTGGGCCGTGGAACTGGCCAAGTACAGCATCCGGGTGAACGCCATTATCGTGGCCGAGAGCTGGACGCCCGCCTACGACAAATGGATACGGACACTAGCAAATCCGGAGGAAAAACTGCAGGAAATCACCGCGCGCATTCCGCTGGAGCACCGGATGACCACCCCCGAGGAGATTGCCAACACCGCGGCCTTCCTGCTCTCCGAAAGGTCCAGCCATACCACCGGGCAATTGATTCATGTGGACGGCGGCTACGTGCATTTAGACAGGGCCATGGCGAACGCGTAG
- a CDS encoding family 16 glycoside hydrolase: MRKIALLFIALLTVSTAVTGQRKDDKRTLATKIADLLAEMPANDTEQFNASMSEIAAMGKEGIVAMAGMMVDPEQGDNTGLEYALGGFSYYVVQPGQEEWRQLSVDAYCQALTAAGNEENKAFLIRQLQLVGNDAAVPCLQAYLSDARLCAPAAKALININTPKASQALLQALPKAQEDCQLTLVEALGDTRTAEAVAVITPLATSQDEKLRKLALYALANIADPSSEAVLAKAAAEDGFTFGRDNGTAAYLLYTQRLAESGKQQQATEIAQSLLSSTGQDAQVHTRTVALALLTDMQGEQNMPLLLAAASDGNPEYRAAALKFAGDYITPATTDMWVKKLRKAEPEAAAEIITMLGMNHAEAAMPAVIKALRSRKDEVKLAAIGAVGRMGNAEALPRLLKAIRKGDSTEIAAGREALFIMEAEGLTDAVADALPKMPEEAQAAMLQVLGHRAASGRIDDVFAFVKDKDAGVRMAALAALEQMVTKEHLPRLFALLGETTQPEEVLAVQDAIVAAVQGFEDQSERAALVLQQMESVPAEKKPLYFNILASIGGEEALETVVSAFNAGDAATKAAAVAALAQWSDISAATELYRISENPANAEYLDRALRGFVRAISVSDYPAAQKVLMLQEAMAVANTLEQKQLILKETGRNRTFPALVFAGEYLQERGLQQEAAMAVMSIALSDTSFQGDIVRDLLNKTVEVLQGPDSEYQKESIRKFLNEMPKGEGFVSLFNGKDLTGWKGLVEDPIKRAKMDAKTLAAKQKVADEEMRRDWKVENGEITYVGKGYNNLVTEKQYGDFEMFVDWKIYDDGKKQGDAGIYLRGTPQVQMWDTSRVADGAQVGSGGLYNNQVNPSKPLKVADNPLGEWNNFHIIMKGDRVTVYLNGELVTDNVILENYWDRSKPIFPIEQIELQAHGSPVGYRNIYIRELPRQEPFELSAAEKKEGFKVLFDGTNMHNWQGNTADYVIEDGVMVVREPKFGSGGNLYTKEQYGDFVFRFEFMLTPGANNGLGIRTPMEGDAAYEGMEIQILDNDAPIYKDLEEYQFHGSVYGVIPAKRGFLKSVGEWNYEEVIVNGSKIKVILNGTTILDGDIKKAGQNGTLDGKNHPGLKRDKGYIGFLGHGSTVKFRNIRVKDLGKK; this comes from the coding sequence ATGAGAAAAATAGCGCTACTTTTTATTGCCCTGCTTACCGTGAGCACAGCGGTAACCGGGCAACGGAAGGACGACAAGCGGACACTTGCCACCAAGATAGCCGACCTGCTGGCTGAGATGCCTGCCAACGACACCGAGCAGTTTAACGCCAGCATGAGCGAGATTGCCGCCATGGGCAAAGAGGGGATTGTGGCGATGGCCGGCATGATGGTGGACCCGGAGCAGGGAGACAACACCGGGCTGGAGTACGCCCTCGGCGGCTTCTCCTATTACGTGGTGCAGCCGGGCCAGGAAGAATGGCGGCAGTTGAGCGTGGACGCCTACTGCCAAGCCCTGACGGCAGCCGGAAACGAAGAGAACAAAGCCTTCCTGATCAGGCAGTTGCAACTGGTGGGCAATGACGCCGCGGTGCCCTGCCTGCAGGCATACCTGAGCGACGCCCGCCTGTGCGCGCCCGCCGCAAAGGCCCTTATCAACATAAACACGCCAAAAGCCAGCCAGGCGCTGCTGCAGGCCCTGCCCAAGGCGCAGGAAGACTGTCAGCTGACGCTGGTGGAGGCCCTGGGCGACACCCGGACGGCAGAAGCCGTGGCGGTAATCACTCCGCTGGCCACCAGCCAGGACGAAAAGCTCCGGAAGCTGGCGCTATATGCCCTGGCGAACATAGCAGACCCTTCGTCTGAGGCAGTGCTGGCGAAGGCCGCCGCGGAAGACGGCTTCACTTTTGGGCGCGACAACGGCACTGCTGCCTATCTGCTTTACACGCAGCGCCTGGCAGAGAGCGGAAAGCAGCAGCAGGCGACAGAGATAGCCCAGTCGTTGCTCAGCAGCACCGGCCAGGACGCGCAGGTGCATACCCGCACAGTGGCGCTGGCCTTGCTCACAGACATGCAGGGTGAGCAGAACATGCCCCTGTTGCTGGCTGCAGCATCGGACGGGAACCCGGAGTACCGGGCTGCCGCGCTGAAGTTCGCAGGTGACTATATCACGCCTGCCACCACGGACATGTGGGTAAAGAAGCTACGGAAGGCAGAGCCGGAGGCAGCCGCTGAAATTATCACCATGCTGGGCATGAACCATGCGGAGGCTGCCATGCCGGCTGTTATCAAAGCGCTCCGCAGCAGAAAGGACGAGGTAAAGCTGGCCGCCATCGGGGCGGTGGGCCGGATGGGTAACGCAGAGGCGCTGCCCAGGTTGCTGAAAGCCATCCGCAAAGGCGACTCAACAGAAATAGCCGCCGGAAGGGAGGCCCTGTTTATCATGGAAGCGGAGGGGCTGACAGACGCCGTGGCCGATGCGCTGCCGAAGATGCCGGAGGAGGCCCAGGCGGCCATGCTTCAAGTATTGGGGCACCGTGCGGCCAGCGGAAGAATTGACGATGTGTTTGCCTTTGTGAAGGATAAAGATGCCGGGGTTCGGATGGCCGCGCTGGCCGCGCTGGAGCAGATGGTGACGAAGGAGCACCTGCCCCGCCTCTTCGCGTTACTTGGCGAGACAACCCAGCCGGAAGAGGTGCTTGCCGTGCAGGACGCCATTGTGGCCGCCGTGCAGGGGTTTGAGGACCAGTCAGAGCGTGCAGCGCTCGTGTTGCAGCAAATGGAGTCTGTTCCGGCGGAGAAGAAACCCCTGTACTTTAACATACTCGCCAGCATCGGCGGAGAGGAGGCACTCGAAACGGTAGTATCTGCCTTCAACGCCGGCGACGCCGCCACCAAGGCGGCCGCCGTGGCTGCCCTGGCACAGTGGTCGGACATAAGCGCGGCCACTGAACTGTACCGCATCAGCGAGAATCCCGCCAACGCCGAGTACCTGGACCGTGCGCTGCGTGGATTCGTCCGCGCGATCAGTGTGTCGGATTACCCGGCCGCACAGAAGGTGCTGATGTTGCAGGAGGCGATGGCGGTCGCCAACACGCTGGAGCAGAAACAGCTGATACTGAAGGAGACCGGACGCAACAGAACGTTCCCGGCCCTGGTTTTCGCGGGCGAGTACCTGCAGGAGCGCGGTTTGCAGCAGGAGGCCGCCATGGCCGTGATGAGCATCGCCCTCTCCGACACCAGTTTCCAGGGCGACATCGTGCGCGATTTGCTCAACAAGACTGTGGAGGTGCTGCAAGGCCCCGACAGCGAGTACCAGAAAGAGTCCATCCGCAAGTTCCTGAACGAGATGCCGAAGGGCGAAGGATTTGTGTCGCTGTTCAACGGCAAGGACCTGACCGGCTGGAAAGGCCTAGTGGAGGACCCGATTAAGCGCGCGAAGATGGACGCCAAAACGCTGGCCGCGAAGCAGAAGGTAGCCGACGAGGAGATGAGAAGGGACTGGAAAGTGGAGAACGGGGAGATAACGTATGTCGGCAAGGGCTACAACAACCTGGTGACAGAAAAGCAATACGGCGACTTCGAGATGTTCGTGGACTGGAAGATATATGACGACGGCAAGAAACAGGGCGACGCCGGCATATACCTGCGGGGCACGCCGCAGGTGCAGATGTGGGACACGTCCCGCGTGGCAGACGGCGCGCAGGTGGGCTCCGGCGGCCTGTACAACAACCAGGTGAACCCAAGCAAGCCGCTGAAGGTGGCCGACAACCCGCTCGGCGAGTGGAACAACTTCCACATCATCATGAAGGGCGACCGCGTAACGGTTTACCTCAACGGCGAGCTGGTGACGGACAACGTGATACTGGAGAACTACTGGGACAGGAGCAAGCCTATCTTCCCGATAGAGCAGATAGAACTGCAGGCGCACGGCTCCCCGGTGGGCTACCGCAACATCTATATCCGCGAGCTTCCGAGGCAGGAGCCCTTTGAGTTAAGCGCTGCTGAGAAGAAGGAAGGTTTCAAGGTGCTCTTCGACGGCACCAACATGCACAACTGGCAGGGCAACACCGCCGACTATGTGATTGAGGACGGGGTAATGGTGGTGCGCGAGCCAAAGTTCGGCAGCGGGGGCAACCTGTACACCAAAGAGCAGTACGGCGACTTCGTGTTCCGCTTTGAGTTCATGCTCACGCCCGGCGCCAACAACGGCCTGGGCATCCGCACCCCAATGGAAGGCGACGCCGCCTACGAGGGAATGGAGATTCAGATACTCGACAACGACGCACCCATCTACAAAGACCTGGAAGAATATCAGTTCCACGGCTCGGTATATGGCGTGATACCCGCCAAGCGCGGCTTCCTGAAATCTGTGGGGGAGTGGAACTATGAGGAGGTGATCGTGAATGGATCGAAAATTAAAGTGATCCTCAACGGCACCACCATCCTGGACGGCGACATCAAGAAGGCCGGCCAGAACGGCACGCTCGACGGCAAGAACCACCCGGGCCTGAAGCGCGACAAGGGCTATATCGGCTTCCTGGGCCACGGCTCCACCGTGAAGTTCCGCAACATCCGGGTGAAGGACCTGGGCAAAAAGTAA
- a CDS encoding amidohydrolase family protein, translating into MPRLDAHQHFWKFDPVRDSWITEDMAAIRRNFGPEDLQPVLQQHGFDGCVLVQSAEPEHENEYLLEQAAKHDFIKGVVGWVDFFSETLEERLAHYASFEKLKGFRYILQGAEDRALMLRTEFKQGIRKLQPYGFTYDVLIYPDQLKYAELLVAAFPNQPFVLDHMAKPYIKEGQIDEWKRDINALAKHENVSCKVSGMVTEADWKSWMKEDFTPYMDAVVEAFGTGRLLYGSDWPVCLVAATYGEVLGIAQDYFSAFSQNEQEAVFGGNAARFYNLS; encoded by the coding sequence ATGCCAAGGCTTGACGCGCACCAGCATTTCTGGAAGTTCGATCCGGTAAGAGACAGCTGGATAACGGAGGATATGGCTGCCATCCGGCGGAATTTCGGACCGGAAGACCTGCAGCCTGTGCTGCAGCAGCACGGCTTTGACGGATGTGTGCTGGTGCAGTCGGCAGAGCCGGAGCACGAGAACGAATACCTGCTGGAGCAGGCAGCAAAGCATGATTTTATAAAGGGCGTGGTCGGCTGGGTTGATTTCTTCTCGGAAACGCTGGAAGAGCGGCTGGCACATTATGCCAGCTTTGAAAAGCTAAAAGGCTTCCGGTATATCCTGCAGGGCGCTGAAGACCGGGCGCTGATGCTCCGCACCGAATTCAAACAAGGCATCCGGAAGTTGCAGCCATACGGTTTCACCTACGACGTGCTGATATATCCGGACCAACTAAAGTACGCGGAGCTACTCGTTGCTGCCTTCCCAAATCAGCCTTTCGTGCTTGACCATATGGCTAAGCCCTATATAAAAGAAGGCCAAATCGACGAATGGAAGCGGGATATAAACGCCCTGGCGAAGCATGAGAACGTGAGCTGCAAAGTGTCGGGTATGGTAACAGAGGCCGACTGGAAAAGCTGGATGAAAGAAGACTTCACGCCCTATATGGATGCGGTGGTGGAGGCCTTTGGTACCGGCAGGTTGCTCTACGGGTCCGACTGGCCTGTTTGTCTCGTGGCCGCCACCTATGGTGAGGTGCTGGGCATAGCGCAGGATTATTTCTCCGCCTTCAGCCAGAACGAGCAGGAGGCTGTTTTCGGCGGGAACGCCGCGAGGTTTTATAACCTTTCTTAA
- a CDS encoding fumarylacetoacetate hydrolase family protein, with protein MKLIRYGEPGKEKTGVIINDEHYDTSAFGEDYNEQFFESGGLARLEQFVKENEGKLERVPENARLGSPVARPSKILCIGLNYADHAKETGAKLPPEPVIFMKSTTSLAGPNDDIIIPKNSVKTDWEVELAFVMGKKASYVDEAEAMEYVAGYCLHNDVSEREFQLERNGTWDKGKGCDTFAPLGPFLATKEEVADVDNLRLWLKVNGETMQDGNTANFIFRIPFLISYVSQFMTLLPGDVISTGTPAGVGLGMDPQVYLKPGDVVELGIDGLGTSRQQVKAYAKA; from the coding sequence ATGAAATTAATACGCTACGGAGAACCAGGAAAAGAGAAAACAGGAGTCATAATCAATGACGAGCACTACGACACATCTGCCTTTGGGGAAGACTACAACGAGCAGTTTTTCGAGTCAGGCGGCCTTGCGCGGCTGGAGCAGTTTGTGAAGGAGAACGAAGGCAAATTAGAGCGTGTGCCGGAGAATGCCCGCCTCGGCAGCCCGGTCGCGCGCCCTTCCAAAATCCTCTGCATCGGTCTCAACTACGCCGACCACGCCAAAGAAACAGGCGCCAAGCTGCCTCCCGAGCCGGTGATTTTCATGAAGTCCACCACTTCGCTGGCAGGGCCGAACGACGACATCATCATCCCGAAAAACTCCGTGAAAACGGACTGGGAAGTGGAACTGGCCTTTGTGATGGGCAAGAAAGCAAGTTACGTGGACGAGGCCGAGGCGATGGAATACGTGGCGGGCTACTGCCTGCACAACGACGTGTCGGAGCGGGAGTTCCAGTTGGAGCGCAACGGCACCTGGGACAAAGGCAAGGGCTGCGATACCTTCGCGCCACTCGGCCCGTTTCTGGCCACGAAAGAGGAAGTAGCAGACGTGGACAACCTGCGCCTGTGGCTGAAAGTGAACGGCGAAACCATGCAGGACGGTAATACCGCCAACTTCATCTTCCGGATTCCTTTCCTCATATCCTACGTGAGCCAGTTCATGACGCTGCTGCCGGGCGATGTGATTTCGACCGGAACACCCGCCGGTGTGGGCCTGGGCATGGATCCGCAAGTGTACCTGAAGCCGGGCGATGTGGTGGAGTTGGGGATAGACGGTCTGGGCACGTCGCGGCAGCAGGTGAAGGCATATGCCAAGGCTTGA
- a CDS encoding zinc-binding alcohol dehydrogenase family protein produces MKTLVCTTPGKLDYAEGEKPELAKGRAIIRMKRIGICGTDLHAFEGTQPYFSYPRILGHELAGELVDFDDAPGFQAGEAVTFVPYFSCGHCIACRTGKPNCCASIQVCGVHIDGGMVEFLSVPSAALVHGEGLSYDALALVEPLAIGAHGVRRAAVQAGEFVLVVGAGPIGLGTMEFARIAGAHVIALDINEARLEFCKEKLDIPHTVHAGAADVEAQLQRITQGDMPTVVIDATGNQKAINNAFRYMAHGARYVLIGLQKGDICFSHPEFHKREATLMSSRNATRADFEHVISSMKKGLIDPTTYITHRVMFDDVAREFEGWLSPESGVIKVIVEVGS; encoded by the coding sequence ATGAAAACACTCGTGTGTACCACACCCGGCAAGCTTGACTATGCGGAGGGGGAGAAGCCGGAACTGGCAAAAGGCCGGGCCATCATCAGAATGAAGCGCATCGGCATCTGCGGCACAGACCTGCATGCTTTTGAGGGCACGCAGCCTTATTTTTCCTATCCGCGCATTCTGGGGCATGAGCTGGCCGGGGAGTTGGTTGACTTCGATGACGCACCCGGTTTTCAGGCTGGAGAGGCCGTTACGTTTGTCCCCTACTTTAGCTGTGGCCACTGCATTGCCTGCCGCACCGGTAAGCCTAACTGCTGCGCCAGCATCCAGGTGTGCGGCGTGCATATAGACGGCGGAATGGTAGAGTTTCTTTCGGTTCCTTCCGCCGCCCTTGTCCATGGCGAAGGGCTGAGCTACGACGCCCTGGCCCTGGTGGAGCCGCTGGCAATCGGGGCGCATGGCGTGAGGCGCGCAGCCGTGCAGGCGGGCGAATTTGTGCTGGTGGTCGGGGCGGGTCCCATTGGCCTGGGCACGATGGAGTTTGCCCGTATCGCCGGAGCCCACGTGATAGCCCTGGATATAAACGAGGCGCGCCTGGAATTCTGTAAAGAGAAATTGGACATTCCGCATACTGTTCACGCAGGCGCTGCCGATGTGGAGGCGCAACTGCAGCGCATCACGCAGGGGGATATGCCAACCGTCGTGATAGACGCTACCGGCAACCAGAAGGCTATCAACAACGCATTCCGGTATATGGCGCACGGCGCGCGCTATGTGCTGATAGGCTTGCAGAAAGGCGACATCTGCTTCAGCCATCCCGAGTTCCACAAGCGCGAGGCCACTTTGATGAGCAGCCGCAACGCCACCCGCGCTGATTTTGAGCATGTAATATCCTCCATGAAAAAGGGATTGATTGACCCCACCACCTATATCACCCACCGGGTTATGTTTGATGACGTGGCCCGGGAGTTTGAGGGCTGGCTGAGCCCCGAATCAGGTGTTATCAAAGTGATAGTGGAAGTGGGTAGTTAG